A genome region from Triticum aestivum cultivar Chinese Spring chromosome 2B, IWGSC CS RefSeq v2.1, whole genome shotgun sequence includes the following:
- the LOC123046005 gene encoding endoribonuclease Dicer homolog 4 isoform X3, translating into MPSRTSTQAASICTNYEALFQEFYDNDMVKPPRIFGMTASPVIGKGGSNKLNYTKCINSLEELLHAKVCSVDNAELESVLAFPDMEVYTYVPLSHSNLTVTYNKELDCSKLESERILRESLYDFKDSQKKLKSLGRLHGNLVFCLQELGSFGALQAAKAFLSFDGDVLDRKESDMNDNSTRFKHHYLNKAISVLNCNILDGTHDDSFRLEMLEEPFFSNKIVVLIKILSRYRLEENMKCIVFVKRITVARAIAHILQNLKGLDLWKCEFLVGRHSGPKNMSRQKMDAIVENFSSGEVNLLIATSVGEEGLDIQTCCLVVRFDLPETVASFIQSRGRARMTNSKYVVLLERGNHSQEKLLNDYIDGEGIMNGEIDLRTSNDVFDHLEEKSYRVEKTGASISTACSVSLLHRYCYNLPKDMFFNPSPAFIYIDDTEGIICRVILPPNAAFRQVDGQPCQSNDEAKRDACLEAYVKLYELGALTDFLLPGSGSGKNRASTTNGSASNSHDDESLREELHEMLIPTILKPSTCKLDSPLNLHFYYIQFFPIPADRHYRIFGLFVINPLPMEAEKLEVDLHLARGRIVKAGMKHLGTISFDEEQMMLARNFQEMFLKVLLDRSEFTVSHVMLLSNSETLQFNSTFYLLLPIKQELYGDIFMIDWPTVKRCLSSPVFKDPTGVSAHGSYLPDESLRLLDNMYSKTDVVGSLIFAPHIKTFFVIDVILNELNARSEYDGATYEDHYKERFGIKLSHPEQPLLHAKQLCNLHNLLHDRLRETTEEGHELMEHFVELPPELCSLKIIGFSKDMCSSLSLLPSLMCRLENLLVAIELKDVMLSSFSEASQISASGILEALTTERCLERISLERFEVLGDAFLKYVVGRHNFLTYEGLDEGQLTSRRSAIVNNSHLYELSIKRNLQVYIRDQHFEPTQFIALGRPCKVVCNADTEVNIHTDSRENCNLRCTKSHHWLHRKTIADAVESLVGAFLVEGGFKAAFAFLRWVGIDVDFKDSSLYRVLDASSINLSLTNHTNVGELEELIGYNFKHKGLILEAFVHPSFNKHSGGCYQKLEFLGDAVLEYLITSYLYSAYPDLKPGQITDLKSLAVSNNSLAYVAVQKGIHKYLIKDSNYLSTAVNKFENYIRLPNSEKDLVEEPACPKVLGDIVESCVAAVLLDSGFNLNYVWTLVLMLLKPVLSFSDMHMNPMREIRELCQCHELELGLPEPMKADGEYHVKVEVNINSQVISSAAANRNSKVARKFAAQETLSKLKNYGYTHKNKSLEEILRDARKKEPELLGYNEEPIKVEADISAEMNNLKIGKERDANISFQNTEISIRGTLRTSSQRTAGNTMFSKDDVSIERNNQLKVAKQNACLPKGTTQKNIRKEYHGDMVNKTAKSFLFEVCAVSYWKPPEFELCKEEGPSHLRRFTYKVTVQIRGPSETLLECYSDAQLQKKAAQEHAAQGALWYLRQHGYLPKDEVCV; encoded by the exons ATGCCATCACGCACAAGCACACAAGCGGCATCCATATGCACAAATTATGAAG cattgtttcagGAATTCTACGATAATGACATGGTGAAGCCCCCTCGCATTTTTGGCATGACTGCTTCACCAGTAATTGGAAAAG GCGGGTCTAACAAGCTTAATTACACCAAATGTATCAACAGCCTTGAAGAATTATTGCATGCCAAG GTCTGTTCGGTTGATAATGCAGAGCTGGAAAGTGTGCTTGCTTTTCCTGATATGGAGGTGTACACGTATGTCCCGCTTAGTCACTCTAATCTTACTGTAACTTACAACAAAGAACTTGATTGCTCAAAGCTTGAG AGTGAACGCATACTACGCGAGAGCCTATACGATTTCAAGGATTCTCAGAAGAAACTAAAGTCCCTGGGGAGGTTGCATGGAAATTTAGTATTCTGTTTGCAAGAACTTGGTTCGTTTGGAGCTCTGCAA GCTGCAAAGGCTTTCCTTTCATTTGATGGTGATGTTTTGGACAGAAAGGAGTCTGACATGAACGACAATTCTACCAGATTTAAGCATCACTACCTAAACAAAGCAATTTCTGTTCTGAATTGCAACATATTAGACG GTACCCATGATGATTCATTTCGTCTAGAGATGCTAGAAGAACCTTTCTTCTCAAATAAAATTGTGGTTCTTATTAAAATTCTCTCGAGATACAG GCTAGAGGAAAACATGAAGTGCATAGTTTTCGTGAAAAGAATAACTGTTGCAAGAGCAATAGcacatatcctccaaaatttgaAAGGCCTTGATCTTTGGAAATGTGAGTTCCTTGTGGGACGCCACTCGGGACCAAAGAACATGTCAAGGCAGAAGATGGATGCTATTGTTGAAAATTTCTCTTCTGGCGAG GTGAATCTTTTGATTGCTACCAGTGTAGGTGAAGAGGGTCTGGACATTCAGACTTGTTGCCTCGTTGTGCGGTTTGATCTTCCAGAAACTGTTGCCAGTTTTATCCAGTCGAGGGGACGTGCTCGGATGACAAATTCTAAATATGTTGTTCTCCTGGAGAG GGGCAATCATTCTCAAGAAAAGTTGCTTAATGACTATATTGATGGTGAAGGCATTATGAATGGAGAGATAGACTTGAGAACTTCAAATGATGTGTTTGATCACCTCGAGGAGAAAAGTTATCGAGTGGAAAAAACGGGTGCTTCCATTAGCACTGCATGTAGTGTATCTCTACTACATCGCTACTGCTACAACCTTCCCAAGGATAT GTTCTTCAATCCTTCCCCAGCATTCATCTACATTGATGACACCGAGGGGATAATCTGCAGAGTAATTCTTCCACCAAATGCTGCTTTTCGTCAAGTGGATGGCCAACCATGCCAATCAAATGACGAGGCTAAGAGGGATGCATGCTTAGAGGCATACGTGAAATTGTATGAATTGGGTGCTTTGACAGATTTTCTTCTGCCTGGTTCAGGTTCAGGAAAGAACAGGGCATCAACAACAAACGGTTCAGCAAGCAACAGTCATGATG ATGAAAGTCTAAGAGAAGAGCTTCATGAGATGTTAATTCCCACAATTCTCAAACCTTCAACATGCAAACTGGACAGTCCATTGAACTTGCATTTCTACTATATTCAATTCTTTCCCATACCAGCAGATAGACATTATCGGATATTTGGTCTTTTTGTGATCAACCCCCTTCCTATGGAAGCTGAAAAGTTGGAGGTTGATTTGCATCTGGCTCGTGGCAGGATTGTGAAAGCAGGAATGAAACATTTAGGGACGATATCATTTGACGAAGAACAG ATGATGCTTGCACGCAATTTCCAAGAAATGTTTCTGAAGGTTCTCCTGGACAGATCTGAGTTCACTGTGTCTCATGTTATGTTGTTGAGCAACAGTGAAACGCTACAGTTTAATTCAACCTTTTACCTGCTGCTTCCAATCAAGCAGGAATTGTATGGTGATATATTTATGATTGACTGGCCAACAGTTAAGCGCTGTTTATCATCACCGGTTTTTAAAGATCCAACTGGTGTGTCTGCGCATGGATCATATTTGCCAGATGAGTCTTTAAGGCTTCTTGATAATATGTACAGTAAAACTGATGTCGTTGGCAGTCTAATCTTTGCTCCCCATATTAAGACATTTTTCGTCATTGATGTCATTCTGAACGAACTAAATGCTAGAAGTGAATACGACGGTGCTACTTATGAAGATCATTACAAGGAAAG GTTTGGTATCAAACTATCACATCCCGAGCAGCCACTTCTGCACGCTAAGCAGCTCTGCAATCTGCATAATTTGCTTCATGACCGATTACGGGAGACCACAG AAGAAGGTCATGAATTGATGGAGCACTTTGTGGAGTTGCCTCCAGAGCTATGTTCTTTGAAGATAATTGGGTTTTCAAAGGATATGTGTAGCTCCCTGTCTTTGTTACCATCGTTGATGTGTCGGTTGGAGAATTTGCTGGTAGCTATTGAGTTGAAGGATGTCATGTTGTCTTCATTCTCAGAGGCTTCTCAAATTAGTGCCTCTGGT ATCCTTGAAGCACTTACCACCGAAAGGTGTTTGGAGAGGATTTCTTTGGAGCGCTTTGAAGTCTTAGGTGATGCTTTTTTGAAGTATGTAGTTGGACGTCACAACTTTCTTACATATGAAGGACTTGATGAAGGGCAATTGACCAGCAGACGTTCTGCTATAGTGAATAATTCACATTTATATGAGTTATCAATCAAAAGAAATTTGCAG GTGTACATACGGGATCAACACTTTGAACCGACACAGTTCATTGCACTGGGAAGGCCTTGTAAAGTTGTTTGCAATGCTGACACAGAAGTGAATATACACACAGATAGCCGAGAAAACTGTAACTTGAGGTGTACAAAGTCGCATCATTGGTTGCATAGGAAGACTATAGCGGATGCTGTTGAATCGCTTGTCGGAGCATTTCTTGTTGAAGGTGGATTCAAAGCTGCATTTGCATTCCTTCGCTGGGTGGGAATAGATGTTGATTTTAAAGATTCATCTCTATATAGAGTATTAGATGCAAGCTCCATCAATTTATCTCTCACGAACCACACCAACGTCGGTGAGCTTGAGGAATTAATCGGTTACAATTTCAAACATAAGGGTCTAATTCTCGAAGCATTTGTGCATCCTTCATTCAATAAACATTCTGGAGGATGCTACCAG AAATTGGAGTTCCTTGGAGAtgctgttttggaatatttgataaCCTCGTACCTCTACTCAGCTTATCCTGATCTAAAGCCTGGTCAAATAACTGATTTAAAATCGTTAGCTGTCAGTAATAATTCGCTTGCATATGTGGCAGTCCAGAAAGGTATCCATAAGTATCTTATAAAGGATTCAAATTATCTTTCGACAGCAGTGAATAAGTTTGAGAATTATATTAGACTTCCCAATTCAGAGAAAGACTTGGTAGAAGAACCAGCATGCCCAAAG GTTCTTGGTGATATTGTCGAATCTTGTGTTGCTGCAGTTCTTTTAGATTCAGGATTCAACCTGAACTACGTTTGGACACTAGTGCTTATGCTTCTAAAGCCAGTGTTGAGCTTCTCTGACATGCACATGAATCCCATGAGAGAAATTCGGGAACTTTGTCAATGTCATGAACTTGAGTTAGGCCTTCCCGAACCTATGAAAGCTGATGGAGAGTACCACGTCAAAGTGGAAGTTAACATAAACAGCCAGGTGATAAGTTCTGCCGCTGCAAACCGGAATTCAAAAGTTGCTAGGAAGTTTGCTGCACAAGAAACACTTTCTAAACTGAAG AATTATGGATACACACATAAAAACAAGTCACTGGAAGAGATTTTGCGAGATGCTAGGAAGAAAGAACCAGAACTACTAGGTTATAATGAAGAACCAATCAAAGTCGAGGCGGACATATCTGCAGAAATGAATAATCTGAAGATAGGTAAAGAAAGGGATGCAAACATCTCTTTCCAAAATACGGAAATTTCTATTCGTGGGACTCTTAGAACCTCTAGCCAAAGAACGGCAGGGAATACCATGTTTTCCAAGGATGATGTCAGTATTGAAAGGAATAATCAGCTCAAGGTTGCAAAGCAGAATGCCTGTCTGCCGAAGGGAACAACTCAGAAAAATATTAGAAAGGAGTATCATG GTGATATGGTAAATAAAACAGCAAAGTCTTTCCTTTTTGAAGTATGTGCCGTAAGTTATTGGAAACCCCCTGAATTTGAATTGTGCAAAGAAGAAGGGCCAAGCCACCTCCGAAG ATTCACGTACAAGGTTACAGTTCAGATCAGGGGACCCT
- the LOC123046005 gene encoding endoribonuclease Dicer homolog 4 isoform X4 translates to MVKPPRIFGMTASPVIGKGGSNKLNYTKCINSLEELLHAKVCSVDNAELESVLAFPDMEVYTYVPLSHSNLTVTYNKELDCSKLESERILRESLYDFKDSQKKLKSLGRLHGNLVFCLQELGSFGALQAAKAFLSFDGDVLDRKESDMNDNSTRFKHHYLNKAISVLNCNILDGTHDDSFRLEMLEEPFFSNKIVVLIKILSRYRLEENMKCIVFVKRITVARAIAHILQNLKGLDLWKCEFLVGRHSGPKNMSRQKMDAIVENFSSGEVNLLIATSVGEEGLDIQTCCLVVRFDLPETVASFIQSRGRARMTNSKYVVLLERGNHSQEKLLNDYIDGEGIMNGEIDLRTSNDVFDHLEEKSYRVEKTGASISTACSVSLLHRYCYNLPKDMFFNPSPAFIYIDDTEGIICRVILPPNAAFRQVDGQPCQSNDEAKRDACLEAYVKLYELGALTDFLLPGSGSGKNRASTTNGSASNSHDDESLREELHEMLIPTILKPSTCKLDSPLNLHFYYIQFFPIPADRHYRIFGLFVINPLPMEAEKLEVDLHLARGRIVKAGMKHLGTISFDEEQMMLARNFQEMFLKVLLDRSEFTVSHVMLLSNSETLQFNSTFYLLLPIKQELYGDIFMIDWPTVKRCLSSPVFKDPTGVSAHGSYLPDESLRLLDNMYSKTDVVGSLIFAPHIKTFFVIDVILNELNARSEYDGATYEDHYKERFGIKLSHPEQPLLHAKQLCNLHNLLHDRLRETTEEGHELMEHFVELPPELCSLKIIGFSKDMCSSLSLLPSLMCRLENLLVAIELKDVMLSSFSEASQISASGILEALTTERCLERISLERFEVLGDAFLKYVVGRHNFLTYEGLDEGQLTSRRSAIVNNSHLYELSIKRNLQVYIRDQHFEPTQFIALGRPCKVVCNADTEVNIHTDSRENCNLRCTKSHHWLHRKTIADAVESLVGAFLVEGGFKAAFAFLRWVGIDVDFKDSSLYRVLDASSINLSLTNHTNVGELEELIGYNFKHKGLILEAFVHPSFNKHSGGCYQKLEFLGDAVLEYLITSYLYSAYPDLKPGQITDLKSLAVSNNSLAYVAVQKGIHKYLIKDSNYLSTAVNKFENYIRLPNSEKDLVEEPACPKVLGDIVESCVAAVLLDSGFNLNYVWTLVLMLLKPVLSFSDMHMNPMREIRELCQCHELELGLPEPMKADGEYHVKVEVNINSQVISSAAANRNSKVARKFAAQETLSKLKNYGYTHKNKSLEEILRDARKKEPELLGYNEEPIKVEADISAEMNNLKIGKERDANISFQNTEISIRGTLRTSSQRTAGNTMFSKDDVSIERNNQLKVAKQNACLPKGTTQKNIRKEYHGDMVNKTAKSFLFEVCAVSYWKPPEFELCKEEGPSHLRRFTYKVTVQIRGPSETLLECYSDAQLQKKAAQEHAAQGALWYLRQHGYLPKDEVCV, encoded by the exons ATGGTGAAGCCCCCTCGCATTTTTGGCATGACTGCTTCACCAGTAATTGGAAAAG GCGGGTCTAACAAGCTTAATTACACCAAATGTATCAACAGCCTTGAAGAATTATTGCATGCCAAG GTCTGTTCGGTTGATAATGCAGAGCTGGAAAGTGTGCTTGCTTTTCCTGATATGGAGGTGTACACGTATGTCCCGCTTAGTCACTCTAATCTTACTGTAACTTACAACAAAGAACTTGATTGCTCAAAGCTTGAG AGTGAACGCATACTACGCGAGAGCCTATACGATTTCAAGGATTCTCAGAAGAAACTAAAGTCCCTGGGGAGGTTGCATGGAAATTTAGTATTCTGTTTGCAAGAACTTGGTTCGTTTGGAGCTCTGCAA GCTGCAAAGGCTTTCCTTTCATTTGATGGTGATGTTTTGGACAGAAAGGAGTCTGACATGAACGACAATTCTACCAGATTTAAGCATCACTACCTAAACAAAGCAATTTCTGTTCTGAATTGCAACATATTAGACG GTACCCATGATGATTCATTTCGTCTAGAGATGCTAGAAGAACCTTTCTTCTCAAATAAAATTGTGGTTCTTATTAAAATTCTCTCGAGATACAG GCTAGAGGAAAACATGAAGTGCATAGTTTTCGTGAAAAGAATAACTGTTGCAAGAGCAATAGcacatatcctccaaaatttgaAAGGCCTTGATCTTTGGAAATGTGAGTTCCTTGTGGGACGCCACTCGGGACCAAAGAACATGTCAAGGCAGAAGATGGATGCTATTGTTGAAAATTTCTCTTCTGGCGAG GTGAATCTTTTGATTGCTACCAGTGTAGGTGAAGAGGGTCTGGACATTCAGACTTGTTGCCTCGTTGTGCGGTTTGATCTTCCAGAAACTGTTGCCAGTTTTATCCAGTCGAGGGGACGTGCTCGGATGACAAATTCTAAATATGTTGTTCTCCTGGAGAG GGGCAATCATTCTCAAGAAAAGTTGCTTAATGACTATATTGATGGTGAAGGCATTATGAATGGAGAGATAGACTTGAGAACTTCAAATGATGTGTTTGATCACCTCGAGGAGAAAAGTTATCGAGTGGAAAAAACGGGTGCTTCCATTAGCACTGCATGTAGTGTATCTCTACTACATCGCTACTGCTACAACCTTCCCAAGGATAT GTTCTTCAATCCTTCCCCAGCATTCATCTACATTGATGACACCGAGGGGATAATCTGCAGAGTAATTCTTCCACCAAATGCTGCTTTTCGTCAAGTGGATGGCCAACCATGCCAATCAAATGACGAGGCTAAGAGGGATGCATGCTTAGAGGCATACGTGAAATTGTATGAATTGGGTGCTTTGACAGATTTTCTTCTGCCTGGTTCAGGTTCAGGAAAGAACAGGGCATCAACAACAAACGGTTCAGCAAGCAACAGTCATGATG ATGAAAGTCTAAGAGAAGAGCTTCATGAGATGTTAATTCCCACAATTCTCAAACCTTCAACATGCAAACTGGACAGTCCATTGAACTTGCATTTCTACTATATTCAATTCTTTCCCATACCAGCAGATAGACATTATCGGATATTTGGTCTTTTTGTGATCAACCCCCTTCCTATGGAAGCTGAAAAGTTGGAGGTTGATTTGCATCTGGCTCGTGGCAGGATTGTGAAAGCAGGAATGAAACATTTAGGGACGATATCATTTGACGAAGAACAG ATGATGCTTGCACGCAATTTCCAAGAAATGTTTCTGAAGGTTCTCCTGGACAGATCTGAGTTCACTGTGTCTCATGTTATGTTGTTGAGCAACAGTGAAACGCTACAGTTTAATTCAACCTTTTACCTGCTGCTTCCAATCAAGCAGGAATTGTATGGTGATATATTTATGATTGACTGGCCAACAGTTAAGCGCTGTTTATCATCACCGGTTTTTAAAGATCCAACTGGTGTGTCTGCGCATGGATCATATTTGCCAGATGAGTCTTTAAGGCTTCTTGATAATATGTACAGTAAAACTGATGTCGTTGGCAGTCTAATCTTTGCTCCCCATATTAAGACATTTTTCGTCATTGATGTCATTCTGAACGAACTAAATGCTAGAAGTGAATACGACGGTGCTACTTATGAAGATCATTACAAGGAAAG GTTTGGTATCAAACTATCACATCCCGAGCAGCCACTTCTGCACGCTAAGCAGCTCTGCAATCTGCATAATTTGCTTCATGACCGATTACGGGAGACCACAG AAGAAGGTCATGAATTGATGGAGCACTTTGTGGAGTTGCCTCCAGAGCTATGTTCTTTGAAGATAATTGGGTTTTCAAAGGATATGTGTAGCTCCCTGTCTTTGTTACCATCGTTGATGTGTCGGTTGGAGAATTTGCTGGTAGCTATTGAGTTGAAGGATGTCATGTTGTCTTCATTCTCAGAGGCTTCTCAAATTAGTGCCTCTGGT ATCCTTGAAGCACTTACCACCGAAAGGTGTTTGGAGAGGATTTCTTTGGAGCGCTTTGAAGTCTTAGGTGATGCTTTTTTGAAGTATGTAGTTGGACGTCACAACTTTCTTACATATGAAGGACTTGATGAAGGGCAATTGACCAGCAGACGTTCTGCTATAGTGAATAATTCACATTTATATGAGTTATCAATCAAAAGAAATTTGCAG GTGTACATACGGGATCAACACTTTGAACCGACACAGTTCATTGCACTGGGAAGGCCTTGTAAAGTTGTTTGCAATGCTGACACAGAAGTGAATATACACACAGATAGCCGAGAAAACTGTAACTTGAGGTGTACAAAGTCGCATCATTGGTTGCATAGGAAGACTATAGCGGATGCTGTTGAATCGCTTGTCGGAGCATTTCTTGTTGAAGGTGGATTCAAAGCTGCATTTGCATTCCTTCGCTGGGTGGGAATAGATGTTGATTTTAAAGATTCATCTCTATATAGAGTATTAGATGCAAGCTCCATCAATTTATCTCTCACGAACCACACCAACGTCGGTGAGCTTGAGGAATTAATCGGTTACAATTTCAAACATAAGGGTCTAATTCTCGAAGCATTTGTGCATCCTTCATTCAATAAACATTCTGGAGGATGCTACCAG AAATTGGAGTTCCTTGGAGAtgctgttttggaatatttgataaCCTCGTACCTCTACTCAGCTTATCCTGATCTAAAGCCTGGTCAAATAACTGATTTAAAATCGTTAGCTGTCAGTAATAATTCGCTTGCATATGTGGCAGTCCAGAAAGGTATCCATAAGTATCTTATAAAGGATTCAAATTATCTTTCGACAGCAGTGAATAAGTTTGAGAATTATATTAGACTTCCCAATTCAGAGAAAGACTTGGTAGAAGAACCAGCATGCCCAAAG GTTCTTGGTGATATTGTCGAATCTTGTGTTGCTGCAGTTCTTTTAGATTCAGGATTCAACCTGAACTACGTTTGGACACTAGTGCTTATGCTTCTAAAGCCAGTGTTGAGCTTCTCTGACATGCACATGAATCCCATGAGAGAAATTCGGGAACTTTGTCAATGTCATGAACTTGAGTTAGGCCTTCCCGAACCTATGAAAGCTGATGGAGAGTACCACGTCAAAGTGGAAGTTAACATAAACAGCCAGGTGATAAGTTCTGCCGCTGCAAACCGGAATTCAAAAGTTGCTAGGAAGTTTGCTGCACAAGAAACACTTTCTAAACTGAAG AATTATGGATACACACATAAAAACAAGTCACTGGAAGAGATTTTGCGAGATGCTAGGAAGAAAGAACCAGAACTACTAGGTTATAATGAAGAACCAATCAAAGTCGAGGCGGACATATCTGCAGAAATGAATAATCTGAAGATAGGTAAAGAAAGGGATGCAAACATCTCTTTCCAAAATACGGAAATTTCTATTCGTGGGACTCTTAGAACCTCTAGCCAAAGAACGGCAGGGAATACCATGTTTTCCAAGGATGATGTCAGTATTGAAAGGAATAATCAGCTCAAGGTTGCAAAGCAGAATGCCTGTCTGCCGAAGGGAACAACTCAGAAAAATATTAGAAAGGAGTATCATG GTGATATGGTAAATAAAACAGCAAAGTCTTTCCTTTTTGAAGTATGTGCCGTAAGTTATTGGAAACCCCCTGAATTTGAATTGTGCAAAGAAGAAGGGCCAAGCCACCTCCGAAG ATTCACGTACAAGGTTACAGTTCAGATCAGGGGACCCT